ccatgttagatGGTGCAGAAAACATTGTGGaaaggaagaaaggaagaaacTGTTTTGTGTAGAATAGGATGATTATTCAATTATATAGAGGACCCTTTAAATAGGGTGTAGGAAGCAATGTACATGGTAAGATCCTTAATTACTAAATATTTTTTCAATCATCTAATTAGAGTAATTGATTCTAATCGCAATCTTTCCTTTTCTAACATTAACAAAGCCATGAATCAATTTCAGTTTAAGAATGAGTTTTAGTGTTTTAAGCTAAAGTTTTGGGCCATTTATGCCTTTAAGGAAATGTCGCGTGCCCATCCCATGTATAAATACCCAAATTATGTAAATTTCAATGCAATTATTGTATATATTATATTTGACAAAAGAGGAGaacatatatattcatttaaatAACAAAAGTAATTCAAATGGTAACGTATACAAAGTGAttaagtgtcacgaccgcactttctaaggatagaaagcccggttgatcgtgactaggggaggatgaaagaagcggggaagaaaggggaaaactgtGTCACAACTGAAACTTGAACCAAAATAACtcaaatagtatatatatatcagagtgcatgatacagagtgcaaactcgatttttttacattgcagcggaagagtcaagAGTAGATGACgtcgtgtatggagacacgccgcatccgagtactattcttatcgaaggatcttcatcgtctatgctcaacaccgcccgccgtcatcactgctcaacctgcacatttttaaaacatatgcagggctgagtacttggtgtactcagtggacacgtgccaaaatatattttcataaaaactgattatgtcaagccactctttgagtgaactcggggttttaggaaaagtccgagaacactaaaatattttccttttcctttttcaaaagcgatctttcgatctattttcctggaacatatgccaTATCTGACTAACCCCTGGGGAACGGAGGCCCACTAACCTCCTCGTGAACAGAATTCACGAAACTCGGTGAACCGGAATGTATGGGCTTCAACCGcttacaaacccgaattcactaACTCTTGGTGAAACGGAATGTATGGGCTCACCCCActacaaacccgaattcaccAAAACTGAAACTcctggtctagtagggacatcgTCTTGCTAGTCAATCAGATAGGCAaagttcaaaacaaaacatggcttgacataacctttgCAACCTTATTTTTCTCATAAAACCTTTTTTTTAACATAAACTCGTCTTTCTTTCATCAAAAACTTAGCTTGCTTTTAAGCTTTGTGATATGGTTGTTCACCCCACAATGGTGTAATTCTTGGGGCTGCTCCTTGGCTGTTTGTGACTGAGACTTGGGGACAAAGCCTCCTATTTTGGGGCTGCCAGCTTACTTTCTTTTTAAGTCTTGAAAAAGGCTTCCTTGCCTTCTTGATGAAATTCTTGGGATAGGGGAGATCTTGCTTATCTCACCTTGTTATTTGAGGAATTGTTGGTACTCTTTATCTTTATTGGGCATTTCTCTTATTCCATTTTTGTGTAACCTTGTTGCAGGTAAAGTGAGTCTTGAGATGCAAGGCTTGGAGTGTAGTGGATGTCCAATCAAGAAGAGGAAGGGGAAAAATCATGCTCCAAGGCATTCCTTGATCTCATTACTATTTCTAGCTAGAGTCAAATCCTAGATTACGTACTCCTTAGATTTGCCAAGCTGTAACATATCCCCTTTGTATATCATGAACAAAAAGCACTCTATtggaatttctattttccaacAATTGTAgtacttaaatttgaaattccTCGCACTTAAATTCCAATAGTCTCTtcgtccaaatttttttttatactccaaaAATCCGTGCACGAAAACTCGGGGTGTtacattaagagcatccacaatggcagaCTTCgacgcggaattcccacggacgtggcggacgtccgccattaggccaCACACGCGCGGATACGGAATTCGGAAgaggacgtcgcaggtccgcggCCTTGCGCGGAATTCCGtcctgacgtccgccattgcgtggaCTGTCACAGAATTCCGCACGGAATTCCGGCCTTtgcattaatattttttttgaaataatgtgtgttcgttttctccgtattcgcgtcgaaattttaatttcgtaaattctttacttccggaaattggtTAATTTGTGAATGTTTTTTatgtgggaattccgtcgggaattccgcaggggAATTCCGCAACTGTGCAAAGGGAATTTCGTATCACGTGGCAGAGCAGTggaaagtccttatgacgtggcagagcagtgagaagtccttatgacgtggcagtgagaATTCCGCGTGGAATTCCGCCGGAACATCCGCACCAATGCGGATGCCCTAAGAACTACTCCTATTTATCAAGTAAATGAACATAATATTCATTGAATAGTATGACtctaaataaaaacaaagaatCTAAAAACTGGCCCGTTTCAGAGAAGTTACTACATCGGTGGTGCCATCAATTTCAAACGAGTCATACCGGAGGAAGAGTTCCACCAATAACAGCCTTCCTATGAGCACCACAAACTCCTTCCCTGCGCACTGCTTGTTCTCAACACTTGGGCTCTCAGTTTCCGGCCCATTAGACCAGAGGACGTGCTTCAGTAGCTTCTCCCCTTCCTCCCCGACGAACCGGTCCGGTATAAACTCCTCCGCCCGGTCGAATATCTTCGGATCCTTCGTCGCCAGCGGCTGGTACCCATACAGCATCTCCCCTTCCTTGATCGCGAACGCCGCGTCGTGCGACTCCACCACAAAGTCTTTCTTCGCCTTGGCGTACTGCGCCGGCACCGGTGGCTCTATCCGCAGCGCCTCGTACACCACCGACTTCATTAAAGGCATTCTCTCCATTGCCGCCATCCCGACGCCGCCGGCACTACCAGAAAAAAAACCGCTAAGAATGTTTTTCAATGAAATCAAGGAtgctaatttgtgtttctaaatataccacTAATGTTTTAAAAAGCGTCCTTATTGTTGGTATCCCAACTAAAATTGGAGGATGCAAATGAAAGTGtctaaaaaaaagcaaaaattaAGTTAATCTGTTCACGCTTTCTTTTGCGTcctattgttattttttaaaagttttcaACAAAAGTAATTGCGTCTCAATTTTGACGGCATACCGGATCTCTCTAGCGAGGTCGAGATGGAGCTTGGGCCCCGCGCCGCCGACCAACTTGAGCAAGCTGGGGAAGAAGATCTTCATCCCGCCGAAGGTGTTGAAGCACGTGGCGAAGAGGAGGTTGTGGCAGGCCTCGTCCCGGGCCAGGCCGAGGGTGTTCTCCGCGTGGTCGAGGATCTGAGCCGAGTTCTCGAAAAAGAAGTCGTACAAACGGTTATAGCCTGCCTTGATAAGGAATGACGGCAAGCTGAACGTGTGCAGGAGGGGATCTTCAATTAGACGAGGGAGGCCGAGACTGATAATAGGGTGGAGTTGGAACAACACCCATAATGCGATTATAGTCGGGCCGTCGGGTCCCAGCTTGGTATCATTCGGGTTGACTCCGTAGAATGCTCGGGCTAAGAAATTGAAAGCGGCGGCGTCGTTGGGGCCGCTTACGCTGGCTTTCCCGTTCGCAGCGATCTCGGCCTCCAAGGCCTCGAACATATCAGTGTAGCTGGCGTGGAACTCCGGGAGGACATGGTCGCGGCGGTAGGAGAGCAAGAAGAAGACGAGCTTCTTGAGCTTGGCGTGGTTGGGCTCAGAGGGGTCGAGGTACGAGAGGATGCGGTAGCCGCCGGTGAGGTCGGTGGAGGGCATGAAAGTGCCGGTGAAGACGTCCCTTTTTTCTACCTTATCGGTGTCGAAGAGGGCCGGGAAGCTCTTGCCGTCGAGCAGGGCGACGACGTTGGGGTTGGAGGAGATGAAGGGGCCCGGGGGCATGTTGGTGCGGAAGACGGTGGATTGGTATTTTTGGATTCTTGATTTGAAGAATTCATCGGTGCCTTGGTTGTAGAAGTAGTCTTGCCTGTCTTTCCAGGCACCGATCAGGGGAAGACCGTAGTCGCCGGGAATGTTTCTGATCGGATGTTTGGAGGGTTTTTCTGGCGGGGAGATCGGTGGCTTTTCCGATATAGTGCCGGTGATGACCCGCTGTTTAACCGGTTTAGGTGGTTTTGTTTGTGAAGAGAAATGGAGATTGGAAGGAGAGAAACAAGAAAGAGAGAAATGTGAAGTGGAAGAAGAAGTCATGGTGTATTTTTCACGTGATGGATGAGGGAAGTATGGCTGGAGGCAGATTATATAGAAAATTTGACGTTATACTGGAAAATTATATTGAGAATTTTCCATGTAGAAAAttagaattggaattggaattttcATGTGTTATCCTATTTAATTGTAATATATAATGAAttacttaattttatttgtattttgaaaatttcaagttGACAAATTGTAATCCATTTGTCTCACGTAATtgaactcatttttcttttagaaatttctttaaatagaaatagcatcatttttattttattctctcaaatttattttattttttctcaattcataaaaaaactatataaaatctagtaaagaaaaagaaattgtcTATTTGATGCAGATCGTATAAAGAATGACTGAACTAAAAAAGTAATCGTGATATCCTAGTttctcgcaaaaatttttattaataaaaaatcctttaataatgaaatactactaattaattaataaaaataaaataaataatacattctacctccatccacaaaaaatacactAATTTCATCATTTTGGAGTGCCCACCAAAATTAGACaattctaaatatggaaagtgTAAACAAATACTAACCACACATATCGTTCTAAATATAAACCTCAGtacctcacaatccactaacactactttcaccaccattttcctctctctcttacattaccaattgatcaataaaatccatgtcatttataaaattgtcaattttttgtggacggagttAGTATGATTATGTGATTTAATTTGAGAGAATAATCGGTAGttgattaaacaaaaaattaaagttaTACTCCCTTCCTCTCATGTTGAGTATTCCTTTCCGAGATGTTCCGAGCTaaatgagacatttctttttttttacaataCTTTACTATTTCTGTCTTTTACATTGttttttattctcttattttctctcttattttattaatttctctaactttattatttgtaatttaaCTAAATAACACTTCCTAAATTATTGTgttaaaatagaaattatagtctttaattatcatttttctttatttttaaattattacttTGTTCTATTCCCTCGGTCCCTCGCTAAGTGAGGTGTTCTTTTTTAaactcattttagaaaaataatatttaataattaaagtggaaagaaaataaaatgagggatcaaataatgtaaagaaaagtCTTTTCTACATTATtgtctattttactttattttctaatGACTTCAACAATTAAGCACTCCTCTCGTCCtaaaaaaatagattagttttttcattttgggccgtccccgaAAATTAGACCAAGTCTAAATATTGAAAGTTATAAACAAATAACATTCAAACAGATCATTTATTACATAtatcccacaatccactaacactctTTATAATAtctttttattctttctcttatatagtattaaattcTGTTCCATTTAAGTTTGCCTATTTTTTTTAGGACGAACGAGTATAAATAAAGAGGGGCTCGCTAAGCGAGGGACCAAGGGAGTATGATTTAGTACATTCTTATATTATTAATCAGATCacaataattcaaatttaaattaaatattatttatattgcactttttctaaaaaatcataaattaatgtaaatctcataattatagtactccatccgtccgagaaataatgtctcattttgtcatttcgagGCATTCACGATTTATAGTCTCATTTACCTTTTTCCATTCTAAGTAAATGGACCCCCACCATTCACCTAATTCATTATACtaacattctattataaaattattacctAAAAGTGTggtccacattccactaactcattttccaatattttttcacaaagtcaaataatttcttaaaacccgtgctgagTTGAAGTGAAATTATAAATGATACTGTACATCACAGTCCCACCACGCATGTGTGCACATAATAGTAGAAATATGGTTTAAGAGCACCCACAGTTGTGGCCTATCTCCGGAGGCCATCTCAGAGCCTATCTCCCTGCAATGAGAGCCCATCCTAGAGTCTATCTCAGAGCCcatctcatttccacatcatcactatttttatagatttcacttttaattgttggtgtaaATTAAAGACAACGTAATATACGACAAAAAACAAATTttactaaaaacaaaataaaacatcctacattaaaaaaataaaaaaaaagcaagATAAAGATAGATAAAATGTGAATTGATGTAAAATTGCTGAAGTTCATATCACCGTGGAGagaagtaaaattaaaattgagattGGAAATGGATGAATGTGAGAATTGATGGGGAATGAAGTGTATATAGtggattaaaaattgaattaaaataaaaaagaaaaagaaaaaaggggtATCGGCAATTGGGGTGGAGCGGAAGGGGATGGGAGATAGGCCCCCTCCTCACAATGGAGGCCTATGAGAGCCGATGGGGAGGCCGATCGCTCTGCCCTTGCGATTGGCCTCTATTGTGAGTGCTCTAATAAAAATAAgttactttaatttatttaaaatagaagtattaatattattttattttactataaaattaaaaaaataaattaggcACATGATCTAACACCGAAAATCTGTGGGGAAGATGATCTAAGTCTTAATTTGAAAATTGTCGTTTATTCGCCAATGGAGAGTTTGACAAGGACAGAGATATTTGAAAATGGGATCGTAAAATATGTTCATTTAAATGACTATTTTGGTTGATGCAGCAGCGCAGCCTCTAACTTTGGCTGTTTATTGAAACAATTATAAATGTCGAAAGTTTATAAATTGTTAGCCGACAAAAGAATCGAGAAACCATTTATTTATGTAGCTCTCACACTGTACAGCTTTAAGTCTTCTTTAAGATTTCTTATCCATTTATATAAATTCAAGTAAATAAGTTATTTCACATTATACTGTTATTTCATTATCCTTTAGCATTATACAATGACGGAATCAATAATATAATTAACTCGATGCTGCAAATAATaatctattaattttttaatatttccaTTCTTTACATAAATTTATATGGATCATAATTTTGTGAGTGTTGCCAAATCCCAAAACTCTCGCACTCATTTAATCAATTAATATAACGTGAAAAATGAAGAGAACACAACCTAATAGATACATAAATTGATTATATGAGTGACTTGGCAAAACTTTTATGTGGCGTGCCGAACGCGTGTCTTGGCAAAACTCCACTAATTCTAATGGTTTCTCTTCTATCTTTGCAATCTCTGGCCCTGAACTTATCACAAACATACAAGTAGCATAAGTGAAAACACACAAATCGAATTCCATAAATCGAATTCAACATACAAATCGAATTCAGCATAAAGGTAGCattaattccacaatttgaattgGACCCTAAATTTGTCATTTGCCAAGTCACGCCTCCAGCGCGCCACGTAGGATAAATTTGTTCGGGTCGGGTCGGATGTGATATTTACACAGTCTGGTAAAGTTCATTACCTTTCATAGAACATTTAAAATTCACGGAAAAAATCCAATTTATTttgaaagttcatgactttaccAGCAATTTGCCCTCAAAATAACCCTTCAAATCAATATCATACTTTGTTAATGACAATTAAGGGGAGTTAATATTAATATTGCATATTTCCTAGTAGTATCAAGTAACAAACTCCAACAGTAATGTATAAAGTTTCACATAGTTCAAACAACAATATAGTCACAATTGGCATCATATAGTTCAAATTtccttaataaaataattgatgaTATAATATTATAGTATAACTAAATATACTCCTTCATCCTTGAGAAGATGATGCCTTTCTAAAATGACACATGATTTTATGCACTCTTTATCAATATAAAATCCACCGCATGGTACTCACCTACAAAAGATGGTTTCCCTCTCAAACATTGAAGCTGAGTTTTGAGAAATTAAAAGGAGCTTAAAGATATCTTGTGGTTCAGAAAACTAATGGCATGATTAAATTTGAAACCTTTGAAATTTGGTAGGCTATTTTTTGATAACAAGTCTGACAataattattttagaaaattcaTACCAACATGGTCAAACAAAGAATATCGAAGTTGATAACTAGAAGAGAAAATAGAAGCATAAATTGAGAATATACCAAAGATagctaaatttttaatttctctcAAGTTGTATATAAATCAGTATTCAAAATAATTATATCTAAATCGACAAAAGGAATAAGATATTATGTGTATCTAAATCGACAAAAGGAATAAGATATCATATCTAGAAGT
This genomic interval from Salvia splendens isolate huo1 chromosome 13, SspV2, whole genome shotgun sequence contains the following:
- the LOC121761922 gene encoding allene oxide synthase 1, chloroplastic-like, yielding MTSSSTSHFSLSCFSPSNLHFSSQTKPPKPVKQRVITGTISEKPPISPPEKPSKHPIRNIPGDYGLPLIGAWKDRQDYFYNQGTDEFFKSRIQKYQSTVFRTNMPPGPFISSNPNVVALLDGKSFPALFDTDKVEKRDVFTGTFMPSTDLTGGYRILSYLDPSEPNHAKLKKLVFFLLSYRRDHVLPEFHASYTDMFEALEAEIAANGKASVSGPNDAAAFNFLARAFYGVNPNDTKLGPDGPTIIALWVLFQLHPIISLGLPRLIEDPLLHTFSLPSFLIKAGYNRLYDFFFENSAQILDHAENTLGLARDEACHNLLFATCFNTFGGMKIFFPSLLKLVGGAGPKLHLDLAREIRAGGVGMAAMERMPLMKSVVYEALRIEPPVPAQYAKAKKDFVVESHDAAFAIKEGEMLYGYQPLATKDPKIFDRAEEFIPDRFVGEEGEKLLKHVLWSNGPETESPSVENKQCAGKEFVVLIGRLLLVELFLRYDSFEIDGTTDVVTSLKRASF